A stretch of Helicobacter pylori oki112 DNA encodes these proteins:
- the moaA gene encoding GTP 3',8-cyclase MoaA, producing MLVDSFNRVIDYIRVSVTKQCNFRCQYCMPATPLNFFDDEELLPLDNVLEFLKIAIDEGVKKIRITGGEPLLRKGLDEFIAKLHAYNKEVALVLSTNGFLLKKMAKDLKNAGLSRVNVSLDSLKSDRVLKISQKDALKNTLEGIEESLKAGLKLKLNTVVMKSVNDDEILELLEYAKNRSIQIRYIEFMENTHAKSLVKGLKEEEILDLIAQKYKIMGMEKPKQGSSKIYTLENGYQFGIIAPHSDDFCQSCNRIRLASDGKICPCLYYQDAIDAKEAIINKDTKMMKRLLKQSVINKPEKNMWNDKNSETPTRAFYYTGG from the coding sequence GTGTTAGTAGATAGTTTTAATAGGGTTATTGATTATATTAGGGTGTCTGTAACCAAGCAATGCAATTTCAGGTGTCAGTATTGCATGCCTGCTACGCCATTAAATTTTTTTGATGATGAAGAATTATTGCCTTTGGATAATGTTTTAGAATTTCTTAAAATCGCTATTGATGAGGGCGTTAAAAAAATTAGAATCACGGGTGGGGAGCCGCTATTACGCAAGGGTTTAGACGAATTTATCGCTAAACTGCACGCTTACAATAAGGAAGTAGCGTTAGTTTTAAGCACTAATGGTTTTTTACTCAAAAAAATGGCTAAGGATTTAAAAAATGCTGGGTTATCACGGGTGAATGTTTCATTAGATTCTTTAAAAAGCGATAGGGTTTTAAAAATCTCTCAAAAAGACGCTCTTAAAAATACGCTAGAAGGGATTGAAGAGTCCTTGAAAGCGGGTTTAAAACTCAAATTAAACACGGTTGTGATGAAAAGCGTTAATGATGATGAAATCTTAGAGCTTTTGGAATACGCAAAAAATAGAAGTATACAAATCCGCTACATTGAATTTATGGAAAATACGCATGCTAAAAGTTTGGTTAAAGGCTTGAAAGAGGAAGAAATTTTAGATTTGATCGCTCAAAAATATAAGATTATGGGCATGGAAAAACCTAAACAAGGGTCTTCTAAAATCTACACGCTAGAAAATGGCTATCAATTTGGCATTATCGCTCCGCATAGCGATGACTTTTGCCAATCTTGCAATCGTATCCGTTTGGCTTCTGATGGCAAGATTTGCCCATGTTTATACTATCAAGACGCCATAGACGCTAAAGAAGCGATCATAAATAAAGATACAAAAATGATGAAAAGGCTTTTAAAGCAATCTGTCATCAATAAACCAGAAAAAAACATGTGGAATGATAAAAACAGCGAAACTCCCACAAGGGCGTTTTACTACACAGGGGGGTAA